A region from the Candidatus Limnocylindrales bacterium genome encodes:
- a CDS encoding ELM1/GtrOC1 family putative glycosyltransferase, producing MPFLTTQRLISRLFPDPARLPEAGARQVPEVVTLPVAAGVAPSARPPVRIFLGTEPGQYRAERIFLYSIEKVRDPSRVYEIHLMKDVAGFDRRWWLTGFTNYRFAIAHWAGKRGRAIYNDVDQVYLSDPAELFDSDMGGKGFLALTENDTAVMLIDCEKMGELWPLELCQSTHRKQIEKKSRHEWGKLDPAWHARDFDYVPGYSKVLHFTTIHEQPWHPCPELYVYMPSPVTDLWMGLEREADAAGYSVFDFHRPSLLYRRLIDMLRQARALEQPDLESAPVELTGLTDLLARTGTQKVLDFSLAHPRDTGMQSRLGIFPGASTVAFDPTATDATGIVAPAGPFDAVVCTSGLDLLHDEDVPWVLDELARRARRLLYIVVEDTARKVHFPHDRARLIAPRGFAWWRSQLEAAARKRPDLHWRLGVQTAPRQVAWREGGRRIEPTPPRVWILSDPKPGHTTQSIGLTEELGWPVEVLDLGYPLYTKITDRLLAPTTIDPGGRRRKLLQPPWPDLVVSTGWTTGPIARWIAAQSDGRVRTVQMGRKGGDVATNFDLVVTCSHVRYPPHERRIQIVAPINQVTPRRLADAAARFPDLFGWAPHPRIVVLVGGSCAQYTLDVETARALGRDAADAARACGGSVFVVTSRRTGDAAVAAIEAAVAGVGQVHRWSAERKDNPYLAYLAGADALIVTGESESMIAEACASGKPVFLYPVPKKKRGPWLAFVDWITAQAFSRPRKSKGTIRPQQGLEYFCARLIERGLIHPTRDLEAFHRALVDGGYARMLALPLDLAAPARLMETQAVADRVRALLGCSEVPQPEPRREGSRASLAAG from the coding sequence ATGCCCTTCCTGACCACGCAGCGACTGATCTCGCGCCTGTTTCCCGATCCGGCCAGGCTTCCTGAAGCGGGTGCGCGGCAGGTTCCGGAGGTCGTGACTCTGCCGGTTGCCGCCGGCGTCGCGCCCAGCGCCAGGCCGCCCGTTCGCATCTTCCTCGGCACCGAGCCGGGGCAATACCGCGCCGAGCGCATCTTCCTCTACTCCATCGAGAAGGTGCGCGATCCGTCGCGGGTCTACGAAATCCATCTGATGAAGGACGTCGCCGGCTTCGACCGTCGCTGGTGGCTGACCGGCTTCACCAACTACCGCTTCGCCATCGCCCACTGGGCGGGCAAGCGCGGGCGTGCCATCTACAACGACGTCGACCAGGTCTATCTTTCCGATCCCGCCGAGCTGTTCGACTCCGACATGGGCGGCAAGGGTTTTCTGGCGCTGACCGAGAACGACACGGCGGTGATGCTCATCGACTGCGAGAAGATGGGCGAGCTGTGGCCGCTGGAGCTGTGCCAGAGCACGCACCGCAAGCAGATCGAGAAGAAGTCGCGGCACGAGTGGGGCAAGCTCGATCCGGCCTGGCATGCACGCGATTTCGACTACGTTCCCGGCTACTCCAAGGTTCTGCACTTCACCACGATCCACGAGCAGCCCTGGCATCCGTGCCCGGAGCTCTACGTCTACATGCCCAGCCCCGTCACCGATCTGTGGATGGGCCTGGAGCGTGAGGCCGACGCTGCCGGCTACAGCGTCTTCGACTTCCATCGTCCGAGCCTGCTCTACAGGCGCCTGATCGACATGCTGCGCCAGGCGCGCGCGCTCGAGCAGCCCGATCTCGAGTCGGCGCCGGTGGAGCTGACGGGACTCACGGACCTGCTCGCGCGCACGGGCACGCAGAAGGTGCTCGACTTCTCGCTCGCGCATCCGCGCGATACCGGCATGCAGTCGCGCCTCGGCATCTTTCCGGGCGCCAGCACCGTCGCGTTCGATCCGACCGCCACCGACGCCACCGGCATCGTTGCACCGGCCGGCCCGTTCGATGCCGTCGTCTGCACGAGCGGGCTCGACCTCCTCCATGACGAGGACGTCCCCTGGGTTCTCGACGAACTGGCGCGGCGCGCGCGGCGGCTCCTCTACATCGTCGTCGAGGACACTGCGCGAAAGGTGCACTTCCCTCACGACCGCGCGCGCCTGATCGCGCCGCGCGGGTTTGCCTGGTGGCGCAGCCAGCTCGAAGCCGCGGCGCGCAAGCGGCCCGACCTGCACTGGCGCCTGGGTGTGCAGACGGCGCCGCGGCAGGTGGCCTGGCGCGAAGGCGGGCGGCGCATCGAGCCGACGCCGCCGCGCGTGTGGATCCTGTCCGATCCCAAGCCGGGGCACACCACGCAGTCCATAGGGTTGACCGAGGAGCTGGGCTGGCCGGTCGAAGTGCTCGACCTCGGCTACCCGCTCTACACCAAGATCACGGACCGGCTGCTCGCGCCGACGACGATCGATCCCGGCGGGCGTCGCCGCAAGCTGCTGCAGCCGCCCTGGCCCGACCTGGTCGTCTCCACCGGCTGGACCACCGGGCCCATCGCACGCTGGATCGCCGCGCAGAGCGACGGGCGCGTCCGCACCGTGCAGATGGGACGCAAGGGCGGCGACGTCGCCACCAACTTCGACCTGGTCGTGACGTGCTCGCACGTGCGCTACCCGCCGCACGAGCGCCGCATCCAGATCGTCGCGCCGATCAATCAGGTCACACCGCGCCGCCTCGCCGATGCGGCGGCGCGTTTTCCCGACCTGTTCGGCTGGGCACCGCATCCGCGCATCGTGGTGCTCGTCGGCGGAAGCTGCGCGCAGTACACGCTCGACGTCGAAACCGCGCGCGCGCTCGGGCGCGACGCGGCCGACGCCGCGCGCGCCTGCGGCGGAAGCGTCTTCGTCGTCACCAGCCGCCGTACCGGCGATGCGGCGGTGGCGGCAATCGAAGCGGCCGTGGCCGGCGTCGGGCAGGTTCATCGCTGGTCGGCCGAGCGCAAGGACAACCCCTACCTTGCCTACCTTGCCGGCGCCGACGCGCTCATCGTCACGGGCGAGAGCGAGTCGATGATCGCCGAGGCGTGCGCCAGCGGAAAGCCGGTATTCCTGTATCCGGTGCCGAAGAAGAAGCGGGGGCCCTGGCTCGCGTTCGTCGACTGGATCACGGCGCAGGCGTTCTCGCGGCCGCGCAAGAGCAAAGGCACGATCCGGCCGCAGCAGGGCCTCGAGTATTTCTGCGCGCGTCTGATCGAGCGCGGTCTCATCCATCCCACGCGCGACCTGGAGGCGTTCCACCGCGCGCTCGTCGACGGCGGCTACGCCAGGATGCTGGCGCTGCCGCTGGATCTTGCTGCGCCCGCGCGCCTGATGGAGACGCAGGCGGTGGCCGACCGCGTGCGTGCGCTGCTCGGCTGCAGCGAGGTGCCGCAGCCCGAGCCGCGCCGGGAAGGCTCGCGAGCATCGCTCGCGGCGGGCTGA